Proteins encoded within one genomic window of Brachybacterium sp. P6-10-X1:
- the tgt gene encoding tRNA guanosine(34) transglycosylase Tgt, whose amino-acid sequence MTAQSADPARPADPVDPGPAPSGSGFEILARAGDTARAGVISTPHGQIATPAFVPVGTKATVKAVLPEAMSELGAQALLANAYHLYLQPGHDLIDEAGGLGAFMNWPGPTYTDSGGFQVMSLGAGFKKVLSSEFSGGEKARTSSGEDDAVAEGKERLAHVDDDGVTFRSFLNGDVHRFTPEVSMQIQHGLGADIMFAFDELTTLMNSRGYQEQALERTRRWAIRCLAEHARLTAERTHRPYQQLWGVIQGAQYEDLRRRAARDLGVMDSDGQVFDGFGIGGALEKENLGTIVGWVTEELPEDRPRHLLGISEVDDLFVAIAAGADTFDCVSPSRVARNSAVYTATGRVNLTGSRFRRRFAPIDETCDCYTCTHYTAAYVHHLFRAKEMLSATLCTIHNERFVVRLVDRIRASLLSGDFDALREETTGAYYGSPR is encoded by the coding sequence GTGACCGCTCAGAGTGCCGACCCCGCCCGCCCTGCCGATCCGGTCGATCCCGGGCCGGCCCCGTCGGGCTCGGGCTTCGAGATCCTCGCCCGGGCCGGGGACACGGCCCGCGCCGGCGTGATCTCCACCCCGCACGGTCAGATCGCCACCCCCGCCTTCGTGCCCGTGGGCACCAAGGCCACCGTCAAGGCGGTGCTGCCGGAGGCGATGAGCGAGCTGGGAGCGCAGGCGCTGCTGGCCAACGCCTACCACCTCTACCTCCAGCCCGGCCACGACCTGATCGACGAGGCCGGCGGGCTCGGCGCCTTCATGAACTGGCCCGGCCCCACCTACACCGACTCCGGCGGTTTCCAGGTGATGAGCCTCGGCGCCGGCTTCAAGAAGGTGCTGTCCAGCGAGTTCTCCGGGGGCGAGAAGGCTCGCACCTCCTCCGGGGAGGACGACGCGGTCGCCGAGGGCAAGGAGCGCCTGGCGCACGTGGACGACGACGGCGTCACCTTCCGCTCCTTCCTCAACGGCGACGTGCACCGCTTCACCCCCGAGGTCTCGATGCAGATCCAGCACGGACTGGGGGCCGACATCATGTTCGCCTTCGACGAGCTGACCACGCTGATGAACTCCCGCGGCTACCAGGAGCAGGCGCTCGAGCGCACCCGGCGCTGGGCGATCCGGTGCCTGGCCGAGCACGCCCGGCTGACCGCCGAGCGCACGCACCGCCCCTACCAGCAGCTGTGGGGCGTCATCCAGGGCGCCCAGTACGAGGACCTGCGCCGCCGGGCCGCCCGCGATCTCGGCGTGATGGACTCGGACGGGCAGGTCTTCGACGGCTTCGGCATCGGCGGGGCGCTGGAGAAGGAGAACCTCGGCACCATCGTCGGCTGGGTCACCGAGGAGCTCCCCGAGGACCGGCCTCGACACCTGCTGGGCATCAGCGAGGTCGACGACCTGTTCGTCGCGATCGCCGCCGGCGCCGACACCTTCGACTGCGTCTCCCCGTCCCGGGTGGCGCGCAACAGCGCCGTCTACACCGCGACCGGGCGCGTGAACCTCACCGGCTCCCGCTTTCGACGCCGGTTCGCGCCGATCGACGAGACCTGCGACTGCTACACCTGCACCCACTACACCGCGGCCTACGTCCACCACCTGTTCCGCGCCAAGGAGATGCTCTCGGCGACCCTGTGCACGATCCACAACGAACGCTTCGTGGTGCGCCTGGTGGACCGGATCCGCGCCTCCCTGCTCAGCGGCGACTTCGACGCGCTGCGGGAGGAGACCACCGGCGCCTACTACGGCTCGCCCCGATGA
- a CDS encoding acyltransferase family protein: protein MADPVPEPAPPARSRLAAWTAGPLPSAASSLGDWLQGPLEAHAEREAEDAWSTADSVSGTWRPIHEAGPGTAADAGPAAAPGAPDAPASEQTPTPGRPAFRHELHGLRAVALGLVAIYHIWLGRVSGGVDVFLFLSAFFLTGTFVRRLESGRPLGVPRYWLHTFKRLMPPAAVTILLALAGTAVFLPSSLWPTVMQEAVASAAYVQNALLVFLQVDYHARDAGGASPLQHFWSLSVQGQAFVVWPLLFLLMVRRARRGRSVRGPLIALMLAIGGASLTWSIITTQTQQQVAYFDTAARLWEFAAGSLLALALPALDRLTGARRPEEGQVPRLRTGRALLGWAGIAALLACGIVLDVSTMFPGWIAIVPLVAAGAVVVAGHSGRRWGVDALLSTRPAAFIGDISYALYLVHWPVLVMWLHRSGQQRAGLLDGLVVLAGSVLLAWLITRAVDAPVRRSVWLEARPSRALTAVAASFALVAVAAGGWWIGLNRAEPPTPVAAAQDLPAEEVATEVATEAPPEILPHGWQLGAQWPDLPERCGGPWAPDEDFHNVNCQQLLPADQAAQGTIVVVGSSHARQFIPALIPYASEHDLQIVNLSMDACGFTTEVEQSPYCRGYDQYVLDYVEEHSPELVLTTVTRTGLAEGDDENGETMPEGTAPAIRALLQQGVHVIGVRDTPRWEQDQFACAEAVIEDGGAPSDADAACGADAADKLAPTNPAADLAELPGAEDRLALVDLGESICPHGRCSPILGESYVYMDDDHLTRTFVETVLAGPLTEELTERFPAPTA from the coding sequence GTGGCGGACCCTGTCCCGGAGCCCGCGCCCCCGGCCCGCTCACGCCTCGCCGCGTGGACCGCCGGCCCCCTGCCCTCGGCCGCCTCCTCCCTCGGCGACTGGCTCCAGGGCCCGTTGGAGGCCCACGCCGAGCGGGAAGCCGAGGACGCCTGGTCCACCGCCGACTCCGTCTCCGGCACCTGGAGACCGATCCATGAGGCGGGTCCGGGGACCGCCGCTGACGCCGGCCCCGCCGCGGCCCCCGGGGCGCCCGACGCCCCGGCCTCCGAGCAGACGCCGACACCAGGGCGCCCCGCCTTCCGTCATGAGCTGCACGGTCTGCGTGCGGTCGCCCTGGGCCTGGTGGCGATCTACCACATCTGGCTCGGCCGGGTCTCCGGCGGCGTCGACGTCTTCCTGTTCCTCTCGGCCTTCTTCCTCACCGGCACCTTCGTGCGCCGCCTGGAGAGCGGGCGCCCCCTCGGGGTGCCGCGCTACTGGTTGCACACCTTCAAGCGCCTGATGCCGCCCGCCGCGGTGACGATCCTGCTGGCTCTCGCCGGGACCGCCGTCTTCCTGCCCTCCTCGCTCTGGCCGACGGTGATGCAGGAGGCCGTGGCATCGGCCGCGTACGTGCAGAACGCGCTGCTGGTGTTCCTGCAGGTCGATTACCACGCCCGCGACGCCGGCGGCGCCTCCCCGCTGCAGCATTTCTGGTCCCTCAGCGTGCAGGGACAGGCCTTCGTGGTCTGGCCGCTCCTGTTCCTGCTCATGGTGCGGCGGGCGCGTCGCGGCCGCAGCGTGCGCGGCCCGCTGATCGCGCTCATGCTCGCGATCGGCGGGGCCTCGCTGACCTGGTCGATCATCACCACCCAGACCCAGCAGCAGGTCGCCTACTTCGACACCGCCGCCCGGCTGTGGGAATTCGCGGCCGGGTCCCTGCTCGCCCTCGCGCTGCCGGCGCTCGACCGTCTCACCGGCGCCCGTCGGCCCGAGGAGGGGCAGGTGCCGCGACTGCGCACCGGGCGCGCCCTGCTCGGCTGGGCGGGCATCGCCGCCCTGCTGGCCTGCGGCATCGTGCTGGACGTGTCCACCATGTTCCCCGGGTGGATCGCGATCGTGCCGCTGGTCGCCGCGGGGGCCGTGGTGGTCGCCGGGCACTCCGGGCGCCGCTGGGGTGTGGACGCCCTGCTCTCGACGAGACCGGCCGCCTTCATCGGGGACATCTCCTACGCCCTGTACCTGGTGCACTGGCCGGTGCTGGTGATGTGGCTGCACCGCAGCGGCCAGCAGCGCGCCGGGCTGCTGGACGGCCTCGTGGTGCTGGCCGGCTCGGTGCTGCTGGCCTGGCTGATCACCCGCGCGGTCGACGCACCGGTGCGACGTTCGGTCTGGCTCGAGGCCCGGCCCTCCCGGGCGCTGACCGCGGTCGCGGCGAGCTTCGCGCTGGTGGCCGTCGCCGCGGGCGGCTGGTGGATCGGGCTGAACCGCGCCGAACCGCCGACTCCGGTGGCCGCCGCGCAGGATCTGCCGGCCGAGGAGGTCGCCACCGAGGTCGCCACCGAGGCCCCGCCCGAGATCCTCCCCCACGGCTGGCAGCTCGGTGCGCAGTGGCCCGACCTGCCTGAGCGGTGCGGCGGCCCCTGGGCCCCTGACGAGGACTTCCACAACGTCAACTGCCAGCAGCTGCTTCCGGCCGACCAGGCCGCCCAGGGCACGATCGTGGTGGTCGGCAGCTCCCACGCCCGGCAGTTCATCCCCGCCCTGATCCCGTACGCGAGCGAGCACGACCTGCAGATCGTCAACCTCTCCATGGACGCCTGCGGATTCACCACCGAGGTGGAGCAGAGCCCGTACTGCCGCGGCTACGACCAGTACGTCCTGGACTACGTCGAGGAGCACTCCCCCGAGCTCGTGCTCACCACCGTCACCCGGACCGGACTCGCAGAAGGCGACGACGAGAACGGCGAGACGATGCCCGAGGGCACCGCGCCCGCGATCCGGGCCCTGCTGCAGCAGGGCGTGCACGTGATCGGCGTGCGCGACACCCCGCGCTGGGAGCAGGACCAGTTCGCCTGCGCGGAGGCGGTGATCGAGGACGGCGGCGCCCCCTCGGACGCCGACGCGGCCTGCGGGGCCGACGCCGCGGACAAGCTGGCCCCGACGAATCCCGCCGCCGACCTCGCCGAGCTGCCCGGGGCCGAGGACCGTCTCGCCCTGGTCGATCTCGGCGAGTCGATCTGCCCACACGGCCGGTGCTCCCCGATCCTGGGTGAGTCCTATGTCTACATGGACGACGACCACCTCACCCGCACCTTCGTCGAGACCGTCCTCGCCGGCCCCCTGACCGAGGAGCTCACGGAGCGATTCCCGGCCCCCACCGCATGA
- a CDS encoding DUF6541 family protein: protein MWTDVIPGVLVAVALLVAPGAAALLCCRVSWPTALVAAPPVSLALLAISTLLAAVVDAAWGLPWMLATTVLGAGACALWSWATPWGRRTPRWSPLSAAAAGQYLVGQVIALIFLVPLFLSAFVEPTTIAQRYDNAFHLNAIETIVRTGEATPFDTGQLLRGAVYPNSWHTAAALVQELSGLGLAQTVHALTLVTVLGIWPLSVWLLVEVLVRPSPVARLVTGPLSLAFAGFPLVLLDWGLVYPTILGLAAAPALAAVLIHLALDRELLAAPVRIAAIIAVMGIGVGIAHPGAALAGLIIALPITVLALVRQLRGPVLGALRRPAGSSARHASRGWSLRAVPAAELGRAAVPAVVAAGIAAVWATMAPSTDTAPWTAFQSTPQALGEAFLGGAMERFTLPLIVVLSALGLLGALLGRGRDRLVLLAMLGPVAVYWASSAAQDAFWRNLLSGFLYRDNFRTAAVLTLVAVPLVVAGVELLLRGLRRAVAAWRAHRTEGESASDASRGAPGALPTAAALVIGVLASTALSWHVSSDPHVQARFETVSDAYRTWEIADLVSGTEFAMFEDLPRHVPEDGYVVTDPWEGGGLAYAFGDREVSRIYMTVKRTPEEKYVDAHLEDIASDPRVCAALPADQPLYYLDLEEHRLGGNKIEDSGYLGFAGITEETPGFDLVHQVGDVRLYEIDAC from the coding sequence ATGTGGACCGACGTGATCCCCGGGGTGCTCGTCGCCGTCGCGCTGCTGGTGGCACCCGGGGCAGCGGCCCTGCTGTGCTGCCGCGTCTCGTGGCCGACGGCGCTGGTCGCCGCCCCGCCCGTGTCTCTCGCCCTGCTGGCGATCTCGACCCTGCTGGCCGCCGTGGTCGACGCCGCCTGGGGCCTGCCGTGGATGCTGGCGACCACCGTGCTCGGAGCGGGAGCCTGCGCGCTGTGGTCCTGGGCGACCCCCTGGGGCCGCCGCACCCCGCGCTGGTCGCCGCTGTCCGCGGCGGCGGCCGGGCAGTACCTGGTCGGCCAGGTCATCGCCCTGATCTTTCTGGTGCCGCTGTTCCTGAGCGCCTTCGTCGAGCCGACCACGATCGCCCAGCGCTACGACAACGCCTTCCATCTCAACGCCATCGAGACGATCGTCCGCACCGGTGAGGCGACCCCCTTCGACACCGGGCAGCTGCTGCGCGGCGCCGTGTACCCCAACAGCTGGCACACCGCCGCCGCCCTGGTCCAGGAGCTCAGCGGGCTCGGGCTCGCCCAGACCGTCCATGCCCTGACCCTGGTGACGGTGCTCGGCATCTGGCCGCTGTCGGTGTGGCTGCTGGTCGAGGTGCTGGTGCGCCCCTCGCCCGTGGCCCGCCTGGTCACCGGCCCGCTGTCCCTCGCCTTCGCCGGTTTCCCCCTGGTGCTGCTGGACTGGGGGCTGGTGTACCCGACGATCCTCGGTCTCGCCGCCGCGCCCGCCCTGGCGGCGGTCCTGATCCATCTGGCCCTGGACCGCGAGCTGCTCGCCGCGCCGGTGCGGATCGCCGCGATCATCGCGGTGATGGGCATCGGGGTGGGCATCGCCCACCCGGGCGCGGCGCTGGCCGGGCTGATCATCGCGCTGCCGATCACGGTCCTCGCTCTGGTCCGGCAGCTGCGGGGCCCGGTGCTGGGCGCCCTGCGCCGGCCCGCCGGCTCGAGCGCGCGCCATGCCTCCCGCGGCTGGTCCCTGCGGGCCGTCCCCGCGGCAGAGCTGGGGCGTGCCGCGGTACCGGCGGTGGTGGCGGCCGGCATCGCGGCGGTGTGGGCCACGATGGCCCCCAGCACCGACACCGCCCCGTGGACGGCGTTCCAGTCCACCCCGCAGGCCCTCGGCGAGGCCTTCCTGGGCGGCGCGATGGAGCGCTTCACTCTCCCGCTGATCGTGGTGCTCAGCGCCCTGGGCCTGCTCGGCGCGCTGCTCGGCCGGGGCCGCGACCGTCTGGTGCTGCTGGCGATGCTGGGCCCGGTGGCCGTCTACTGGGCTTCCTCGGCGGCGCAGGACGCCTTCTGGCGCAACCTGCTGTCCGGCTTCCTGTACCGCGACAACTTCCGCACCGCCGCGGTCCTGACCCTGGTGGCCGTGCCGCTGGTCGTGGCGGGCGTCGAACTGCTCCTGCGAGGCCTGCGCCGCGCGGTCGCGGCCTGGCGGGCGCATCGGACCGAGGGCGAGAGCGCCTCCGATGCCTCGCGCGGTGCCCCCGGCGCGCTGCCCACCGCGGCCGCCCTGGTGATCGGGGTGCTGGCCTCGACCGCGCTGTCCTGGCACGTCTCGAGCGACCCGCACGTCCAGGCGCGCTTCGAGACGGTCTCGGACGCCTATCGCACCTGGGAGATCGCCGATCTGGTCTCCGGGACCGAGTTCGCCATGTTCGAGGACCTGCCCCGGCACGTGCCCGAGGACGGCTATGTCGTCACCGACCCCTGGGAGGGCGGCGGGCTGGCCTACGCCTTCGGCGACCGCGAGGTCTCCCGGATCTACATGACCGTGAAGCGCACCCCCGAGGAGAAGTACGTCGACGCCCATCTCGAGGACATCGCCTCCGACCCCCGGGTCTGCGCGGCCCTGCCCGCGGACCAGCCGCTGTACTACCTGGACCTCGAGGAGCACCGGCTCGGCGGCAACAAGATCGAGGACTCCGGCTACCTGGGCTTCGCGGGCATCACCGAGGAGACGCCCGGCTTCGACCTCGTCCACCAGGTCGGCGACGTGCGCCTGTACGAGATCGACGCCTGCTGA
- a CDS encoding PQQ-binding-like beta-propeller repeat protein yields MSGTSPRAPGSDASPDAAGSGAPDTTIAIGLAVVLLALAGTAALLGGQFLLGALRLAAGILAGAGAGLLLLVLLGARVGRRRRRLVAGVLALAVALALTVPAVVTTRVPPLAEAAAASIPALGEGDTVHSVPAADSPVLVRRADGTGQLLGQGAAHEVDATTEDVLALSADGTRLIQVTGGETLVSDLTGSGVDEIAAVSGIPIALTDDLLVVRHCASDGAEECTLSGYDLTTPDSPRWTLSAPATQEARGIDPAGIEVPARPDAAPGPLDAVRATGVLPAVPLRFDPAQGWIQLDPATGFPVGRVLTDPEQPCRVTVNGPTPRTDAPVVVTVCSAADGALTATAHVRGEVLWTSEPSPAGQWNVQMDHGRVLATGTEEGTGISGEIVASEHRAAWTEPGAGALDEAVEATVRLGIDGARMVRANTSGQLVAYDTADGTNVWTLPLPAPDSPVHGTLEADTAVVLDHVERTRSLQPRGAQHLRVVDADGGTVTAEAVVTADVRSVHGVGDGRALVTVGDRTLLLGR; encoded by the coding sequence ATGAGCGGGACGTCCCCCCGGGCGCCGGGTTCCGACGCGTCCCCCGACGCGGCGGGATCCGGGGCTCCGGACACCACCATCGCCATCGGGCTGGCCGTGGTGCTGCTGGCGCTGGCCGGGACCGCCGCGCTGCTGGGCGGGCAGTTCCTGCTCGGGGCGCTGCGCCTGGCTGCCGGGATCCTGGCCGGGGCGGGCGCGGGCCTGCTGCTGCTCGTGCTGCTCGGCGCGCGGGTCGGCCGGCGACGGCGCCGGCTGGTCGCAGGGGTGCTCGCGCTCGCCGTCGCGCTGGCGCTGACGGTTCCCGCCGTGGTCACCACCCGCGTCCCGCCGCTGGCGGAAGCTGCCGCGGCGAGCATCCCGGCACTCGGTGAGGGCGACACCGTGCACTCCGTCCCCGCCGCGGACTCCCCGGTGCTCGTGCGCCGCGCCGACGGCACCGGTCAGCTGCTGGGCCAAGGTGCTGCGCACGAGGTCGACGCGACCACGGAGGACGTCCTCGCCCTCTCCGCCGACGGCACCCGTCTGATCCAGGTGACCGGCGGCGAAACCCTCGTCTCCGACCTCACCGGCTCCGGGGTCGACGAGATCGCCGCCGTGTCGGGGATCCCGATCGCCCTGACCGACGACCTGCTGGTGGTGCGTCACTGCGCGTCCGACGGCGCCGAGGAGTGCACCCTCAGCGGCTACGACCTCACCACCCCCGACAGCCCGCGATGGACCCTCTCCGCCCCCGCGACCCAGGAGGCACGGGGCATCGACCCCGCGGGCATCGAGGTGCCGGCACGGCCGGATGCGGCCCCGGGCCCGCTCGACGCCGTGCGCGCCACCGGCGTGCTGCCCGCCGTCCCGCTGCGCTTCGACCCCGCCCAGGGGTGGATCCAGCTCGACCCCGCGACCGGCTTCCCCGTCGGCCGGGTGCTGACCGATCCCGAGCAGCCCTGCCGGGTGACCGTGAACGGTCCGACCCCGCGCACCGACGCGCCCGTCGTGGTCACCGTCTGCTCCGCCGCCGACGGGGCTCTCACCGCCACCGCGCACGTGCGCGGGGAGGTGCTGTGGACCTCCGAGCCGTCCCCGGCAGGGCAGTGGAACGTGCAGATGGACCATGGCCGGGTGCTCGCCACCGGCACCGAGGAGGGCACCGGGATCAGCGGCGAGATCGTCGCCTCGGAGCACCGCGCGGCGTGGACCGAGCCCGGGGCGGGGGCGCTGGACGAGGCCGTCGAGGCCACCGTCCGGCTCGGGATCGACGGGGCCCGGATGGTGCGGGCCAACACCTCCGGGCAGCTGGTCGCCTACGACACCGCCGACGGCACGAATGTCTGGACGCTTCCGCTGCCGGCCCCCGACTCCCCGGTCCACGGGACCCTCGAGGCGGACACCGCCGTGGTGCTGGACCATGTCGAGCGCACCCGCTCCCTGCAGCCGCGCGGCGCCCAGCACCTGC